CGAACCTGCAAGCATCAGACCAATTGCGGCTGAAAATACCAGCGTTCTTACAATATTAGTGCTCTTAAAAATATTTTTGATCATAAAACTACCTTTCAAAAGATACCTTTCATTTGACGGTCGCAGACACGGTTTGAGTTGCCTTATCAGGCTTTTCAAACCAATCTTTCGGCGTCAAAAAGATGAACGCAATGATCAGCAGACAGAATATATCGTAATGCCAACTCCCGCGTTCATGATTCCAAAGAATGATGTTCTTCATCTTTTAGTCTTCGACCCGTCCGTCACGCATCCGGATCGTCCGCGAACAAACCGCCGCTGCTTCAGGATTATGAGTGATCATAATGATCGTTTGGTTGAATTCCTTGTTGAGATCGCGGAACATATCAAGCACGATCTCCGAATTCTCGGTATCGAGGTTGCCCGTCGGTTCGTCGGCGAGAATGATCGCCGGTTGGTTTACCACCGCACGAGCCAACGCAACACGCTGTTGTTCGCCGCCCGACATCTCGAGCGGTTTATGGTGCATTTTATCCTCGAGTTTCAATAGACGCAAGACCTCGCGGCGGCGGTCGGAATTCTTGCTGCCGCTGCCGGTGTGGATCTTTTCAGCGAGTTTCAGGTTACCCTCGGCAGTCAGCGTCGGAAACAGGTTGAATCGCTGAAATACAAATCCGATCTTTCGCCGCCTGATGTCGGTTCGCTGCGAGTCCGAGACCTTAGCGAGATCTTCGCCGTCGATGATAATGCTCCCCGATGTCGGACTTAGTAATCCGCCGAGCAAATGGAGCAGCGTCGATTTGCCGCATCCGGACGGGCCCATGATCGCGACAAACTCACCTTCCTGGATATCGATATTCACGCCGCGAAGCGCCGTCACGCTCATTTTGCCGACGGTATAAGATTTAGTTAATTTTTCGGTGCGTAGTATGACGCTCATTTAGGGGGTTATTGGAACTTTGTTGTGGATTTGGGCGGTTCGACCTTAGGCTGGCCGGTGCCCGCCTTTCGAAGATTTTCGTCGAGATCGACCTCTTCGAGTCCCCATGTATTTTGCAGAACAAAAGCCGCCGCCGGATAGGTCTTGCCGATCGAGACCGCCTCGGGCGTCTGGTATGTCAGCTTCATCGAATACTTCTCTTTCGGGCGGGTCACCTGAATCTCAAGCGGCAAATTGGCATATTCGGCCGATTCCGTCAGCTTGCCTTCTTTTCCATATATGATGTCCGAATCGATCTCGCCGGCCGCATCAAAATCTGAAGTCTCGCGAGCCTTATTCCTCCGACTCTATCGAACCAAAAACGACGGCCGATCTTGAGTGTGCCATCTGCCTGCTTCACAAATTCGTCAAGCAAATAGTAACCTCGCATGACGTTTCGGAGCGGCGATTTCTTTGAAAGCGATTCGTCCGTCTCCATCTGGAATATCGTGCTCCGCGTGTAAACATCGCTGGATACGGTCGGCTTTACCAGCATCGCATCGGTAAAATGTTGAGGCCTGAGATTGGCAAATGCATTGACGCTTTCCTTTATGATCTGCCCGTTATCGAGATCGGCAGATTTGAGCGACTTTTGCAGTCTTGAGTAATCAGCGTCGTTAGTGCCCTTTACAAATTTCTTGTATTTTCCGCTGCCGCCATCCTGCAGTATCGCGACTCGAAATGAATTGCCGTCAGACGTCATCTGTGCGACGTCCGATTTGATCACCGGCACCTGCACTTTCATCAGGATGTTTGCGGGCCGCTGGACCACGATCTCGCCGTCTGCGGATCGATAGACCTCTTTACTGCCAAATTCGGCGAACGAATTATCCTCAAATTTCAGATACATCTTCGCCCGCATCGAACCGACGCGTGCGAAGCGGTTGACCTCATCCATCAGTTGCGATTGCGGTGCATCCTCGACCTTGAGCAACCGAGCCGTCTGGTCCGGCTTCTTTACAGAGATGCATCCTGTCGAAAAAACGACAAGCACAACAGCTGCCAAGACTGACACACGAATAATTGATCTACCAAAAAACTTCATCCCAATGTGATGTTTGGAATTAGCTTTATCGTTGTACTTGTAAAGTGACCGACGATAATAACCGCACCGAACTTACCAAACCAAAAATGATAGCACGTCGATTTGTGTTTCGCTATTAAGAAAAACGCGGTTGCGAGGGTATTGTCAGCACCTCGCACCGCGTTGTTTTCGACGAATATTGAATCTATTGGCCAAATACACCCGTTCCGCGGGTGAAATAGTCCTGCATCGTGTACGCGAACATTATCGCCAACCAGAAAAAGCTAGCAACTGCAGATAGCTTGATCAGCTTCGGGCTCCAATATACGTGCATGAAAAACAACATAACGCACGTCATTTTGAAAAACGCGATGAACAGAGCTACGAGCGTGTTCGCCCCGGGAAAGAACTTTCCGTCCAGGTCCGTCAGCGCGACGTAATAGGTTATGATCGTGCCGACAAATAGTATGAGAAACACCCCAATATACTTGGGTATGTTCATATGCTGATGATCGTTGTGGTTATCCGACATCTTTTACTCCCTAATGCATGAAATGTCGCCCGAGCAAATAAAGCAGCGGGAACAGGAAAATCCAGACAATATCGACGAAGTGCCAATAGAGGCCGGACATTTCGACCGGCATGTAATATTCAGAACTGTAGGTATTGCGGAAAGCCATCCATCCGAGCCAAGCCATCAGCCCAAGGCCGACGACCATATGCAAGGCATGGAGGCCGGTCATCACAAAATAGATCCAGAAAAAGATCCGCACCTTATCGCGGAATTTGTTGGCATCGATCTCGCCGTTCGAAAAATACCCGATCTGCTCCGAAGTTGTGAGTATTTTGTCATCCAACCCAAGCTTTGCCAGCTAACAATCCGTCCACTTAAATTCGCCACGCGGATTGATGTATTCGTGAACTTCGCCGTGTGTTACCTCGTAACAAGGCTTTTCTTTATGATCGACCGCAGGCTTGGCGTGTTCGCTATTTGCACCGGCACGAACGATCTTGTTCAAACCGGTCACAGGAATAAGGCCGTGGTTGTACTTATCCGTGTATTCGACCGCCTTGACCCCAAGAAAGACCGCGCCAAAGAACATCGTCAACACTATCAGGATGACCTGCATGTTGCGGTTGCTCTTTTGTGCGTAGTAAACGGTCAGCGCCATCGTCAGCGAACTGACGATGAGGACTAGCGTGTTGAGTCCGCCCAGAAAAGCGTCAAGGTGGTTACTGCCGGCCGCAAACGCCATTGGATACTTCGAGCGAAATACCAAATAGGCCGTGAAAAGCCCGCCGAAGAACATGATCTCCTGGACGAGGAACATCCACATCCCGATGGAGACGCTTTCTTCCTGCTGCCCCATGTCCTCAAACTGATGCTGAAGTCCGGGTGCGTGGCTGTGTTCGTGTGTGTCTTCGTGTGTCGACATTTGTTTCTAAGAAAATCAAACAGGATTTACAGGATGATCAGGATATTTAGTTCATCCTGTCTAAACTGTCAAATTCTATGTGGCCGGTGCCGCTTCGTGCCTCCGTTTTGCCGCTTCCAGATCGAGCCCGCTTTCTTCCCCGAATTCGTACGCTTCCCACGTTACGACCGGCATCTTTTCAAAATTCTCAGTCGGCGGCGGTGACGCGGTTCTCCACTCGAGTCCCGGGAGCATCCATGGGTTATCCTCTGCCTTTTTGCCAAAGATCAGTGAATGTCCAAGGTAGATCACCGGCATTATCAGTCCGACGCCAAGCACCGATGCTCCGGCAGTCGAAAATATGTTGAGTACCTGCAATTCCTCAGGGTACGATGCATACCGACGCGGCATACCCATGTATCCGAGAATGAACTGCGGGAAGAACGTAAGGTTGAACCCGACAAAAACAAGCATCGCCGAGATCTTTCCCCAGAATTCCGAATACATTCTGCCCGTCATTTTTGGCCACCAGTAATGGATGCCGCCCAAATACGCGATTACCTGTCCGCCCACCATTACGTAATGAAAGTGAGCAACGACAAAGTAAGTATCCGTCAAATGAACCGTCAGGCCCATCGCCCCGAGGAACAATCCGGTCAAACCGCCGATCAGGAACAATCCCATGAAACCGATCGCATAAAGCATAGGCGTGTCAAAGGATATCGATCCTTTGAACATGGTCGCCGTCCAGTTGAACATCTTGATCGCCGACGGAACGGCTACGACCATGGTCAGGAACGAGAACACCATTCCTGCGTACATCGACTGGCCGCTGACGAACATATGGTGTCCCCAAACGAGGAAACCAAATACCGCGATCGCGATCGATGAAAAGGCGATGAATTCGTATCCGAATATCTTCTTTCGCGAGAAATTAGATATGAGTTCAGAGATCACGCCCATTCCCGGCAGGATCATGATGTATACGGCCGGATGCGAATAGAACCAGAACAAGTGCTGGAAAAGGATCGGGTCGCCGCCGATCGACGGATCGAATATACCGATACGCCCAAGACGTTCGAGTGCAAGCATCAGGATCGTGATCGCAACGACCGGCGTTCCGAGCACCATGACCAAGCTGGTGGCGTAATGCGCCCATACGAACAGCGGCATGCGGAACCAGGTCATTCCCGGAGCTCGCATCGTGTGGATCGTGACAATAAAATTCAATCCTGTCAGGATCGACGAAAAACCATTGATAAAGATGCCGAGGCCGACCGCCATGACGAACGTATTGGAGAACGTCGTGCTATAAGGTGTGTAAAACGTCCAACCCGTATCAACACCGCCCTGCATCAGAGCAAACAACGTCAAAGCTCCTCCGATCCAATAAATATAGAGACTTAAGAGGTTGATGCGCGGAAGTGCAAGATCCTTTGCCCCGATCATCAAGGGGATCAAAAAATTCCCCAAGATCGCCGGTATTGACGGGATCAGGAAGAAAAAGATCATCAAGATGCCGTGCTGCGTGAATACTTTGTTGTACGTTCCGGACTCGAGCAGGTCGCTCGCCGGTGTCAGAAGTTCCAGACGGATGGCAGCCGCGTAAAGGCCGCCCATAAAAAAGAACACCGAGACCGAGATCAAGTACATGATCGCGATCCGCTTGTGATCCTTGGTCAGCAGCCACGAACGCAGCGTCGAGCCGTTGGCGATATAACTCATTTTTGGCTTTGCGTCTGTTCCCGCTACTATTGCTTCTTCCGTTTGCATAATCTTCTTGTAACCTGCTTACTTAATGCTTGTTGCCGCCGGTTTTGCCGCGGGCTTGGCCGCCGGTGTCGCCGTATTCATTGCCGCGGGTGCCGCCGGTCTTGCACCGGGAGCGGCCGTCGCGTTCGGACTTAACGATTTGATGTATGCGACCAGGGCGTTCAACTGTTCTTCGGTGACCTGCCCCTTGAACGTTGGCATGATCGGCTGATAACCCTCGACCACTTGTCCTGCCGGATTTGTAATCGAGTTGCGAATATAGTTGTCGTCAGCCAACACCGTGTCGCCGCCTACCAGTTTGACCTGCGTATTGTAAATACCCTCTAGCTTTGCCCCACGCTGCTGCGGGCCGCCCGCATGGCATGATGCACAACCGAGTCGGGTCTCAAATAGGTCCTTGCCCATTTCGACCGGCGTTTGGCCCGAGACGTTGCCGCTAAGCCAATTGTAAAAATCACGCTGCTCCATCACGTAGACCCAACAGCCCATTCCGGAGTGATTCAGGCCGCAGTATTCGGCACAATAGAGATGGTATTTGCCCGGCTTTGTCGCCTGGAACCACATATATGTATAGCGTCCCGGAACTACGTCGGCCTTGGTTCTGAAAGCAGGGATATCAAAGTCGTGGAGAACATCCTCCGTGGTCATCGTCAGCTTGATGTTGCGGCCGACCGGAACGTGGAGTTCGTTTATCTCACGCTGTCCGGTCTCGTGCTGGATCTTCCACATCCACTGTTTGCCGACGACATAGATATCCATCGTGTCGGTCGGAGGCGTGAACTGATTAAAATATACGATCGCACCGCCGAGAAAGATCGTGATCGAAATGACAAAAGGTATTATCGACCAGACCGTTTCGAGCACCATCGAACCGTGCATCTCTTCCGGCGTGGCAAATTTCTCTTTTTCGCGGTACTTAAGGGCAAAAAAGAAGATCGCTGCGACGATCGGGATCGAAAACGCAACGCTGACGAGGATCAGATAAAAATATAAATAATCGACCTGCCACGCAAATGTCGAAGCCTGTTCCGGAAATAATGGTACCCAATTTGTACTCTGCATAATTCGTTAGTGGTGAGCGGTGACCGTTGATTGAAGGGGCGACGATCCCAACCCGATCACTTTTCACTGATCACTCATCACTATTCACTGCCTTCCTCTTATTCCTTCGCCAAAAAACCAGGAGCATTGCACCAAGCCCGAGAACCGTTGCGATGCCGCCCAAACGCATTATCCTGAGGATCGAGAGCCCATACTTACCAGTCGACGGATCGTAATGGTAACAATAAAGCAACAACTGCTCTGCCGGATTGCCCACCTTATTTTGAGCCGATTCCATCAACGCAAATTTCAGATCTTTGGGAGCATAATCGATGCCGTACAGATACCGGGCGATAGTACCGTCGGCCATCGTGATCATGATCCCGCCGGCATGCGCAAATTGTTTCGACTTCTCGTCCCACTTGTAACTAAACCCGACTGCCTGAGTTACCTTATCGATCGAATCCTGGGTTCCTGTCAGAAAATGCCAGCCGTTCTCGGTGCCCGGATGAGCATAACGCTCCATGTAGTTAGTTTTCTTATTCTTAGCAAGATCAGGCTTGTCGTTCTCGCGGGCGTCAAAACTCAATGCGATCACATCAAAATCTTTTCCGGCCTCCAACGACATCCCTTTCAGCGATCCGGTCAGGCCGTTGAGTACCTGATTGCATAGCATCGGACAATCGTAATAAACGAGCGCGAGTATCACAGGACGCTTTCCAAAAAGTTCACTCAACATAACGGCGTTGCCGTTCTCGTCCTTGAATACGGCATCCATGGGTAAACGGTCGCCCAATTTCTGCTCGATACCAACCTTGTCCAGTACCGGCGGCAATCCGGTCGTCGTGTCGACACTCGGATCGTATGTCCGCGGACTGTAAAGAGGCGAATTGTAATGCTCGTTCTTCTGAGCCGAAACAGTGAATAATGAACAGTAAACAGTGAACAGTGCCATGAAAAGAGCCATCTTTCCAGAACGACACCGAGCAAAGAAACCATAGACTGTTGATCTTTTACTATTCACTTTTCGCTCAATACTATGCTGTGCTTTCTTACCTTCTAGTTTCCGATGCCATGCGGCCCGCACTCGCGTCCGAGATGAACATATGCGACGACTTCAAAATGGCCTCTGCTTCCGGCCCCGTTTTTGCCTTCACGTTCTGCGTCAGAAGTTTTGCTTTCGCTTCGTCAATGGGAAGCATCGTCACGGTACCGGTCTTAGCGTCCTTTTTCCCGTTCTTCCATATCACTTCCCACTGTTTCATTAGCTCGCGATATTCTGCTTGCGGTTCGCGAAGTTCCAAATTGACGCGGCCCTTTTCCGAATCGACACCAAATCCGGGTGCACTCTGAAGTCGCGGCTCGGGCGGCAGTTTCTCTTTGTCCGTCATCCGTAATGGATTCTGCGGCCCGGCGGTCTCAGTCGCCTTGTTGTTGTCAATAAAGACGTTAAGCAGCGCGTACATCAAACCGAAAGTAATGACGATGAGAAAAAACAGGCCGATCGCAAAGCCAAGGATACCCTTTAGCCCGATCTCGTTTGCCTCATAGGCCTTTTCAAGATCGGCCGGAGTCATTTCATGCTTTTTTGAAGACATAACGTTCTAATACTAACTTCTTAATGCTGATGAGCTCGGCCGTGTGATACGGCACTTTCAAAAAACGGATCCTTCACCGGAACCAACGGACGTTTCATCAATTCGCCGAAGAACCACCAAAGCCAAATTCCGCCAACCGCTGCCGGTGCGACAAAATCGAGCCAACTGATGATAAACGCACCGTTCTCGATTCCTGCCGTTACGCGTGGCGTGGGGGCGATCTGATAAAACATATCAACAAGACGCATCAGCAGGATGAATCCGCCGAGCGTCGCGAGCATTTTTGCACGGCGTTTGAAATCCTGCTGCAGCAAGATCAGGTACGGGAACGCAAAGTGGAACACGATCAGAAATACACCAATGTATCCCCAACCGCCCTTCATACGCGTCAGATACCAGGTCGTCTCTTCGGGCAGGTTGCCGGACCAGATGATCAGGAACTGCGAGAAATTAAAATACGCCCATACCATCACGAGGGCGAGCATGAGTTTGCCGAGATCGTGAAAATGTCGCTTTGTCACTACGCCGTCCATCGGTGCCTTGTCCGACAAATACGCAAGAATGACCACCGCAAACGAAAAACAGCTCAATGCCCAACCGGCGACGAACAGAAGTCCCCACATGGTCGAGAACCAGTGCGGATCGAGCATCATGACCCAATCGACCACAGCAAACGTGACAACGAGGCTGTAAATGACCATCGTCGGCCCCGAGAACCGTGAACATCGTTCAAGCAAACGCTCGGCTCCTGCAAGGTCTGTGGTCTGATCCTGTGCGGCGGACCATTTATTGAGCAAATGCACCATCACACCCCAGAGTGCGAAATAGATCACTGTTCGCACGATCCACGCCCAGGGAGCCATGAATACACCACGATGAAGAACGGCATGATCATCGGGAGGCAGATGCGTAAATTCCATGAATGCATGGGTATAGACGCCTATTGCCAGCGGGATAAACATGAGGAACAACAGCGGCAGTGTCCGCGATGCGGCCTCGCAGATCCGCCGAATAACGACGCCCCATGCACCTCCGGTCAAATACTGAAGCATCAAAACACCCAGACCGCCGATCGTGATGCCGCCCCAGAAAATAAAACCGAGCAACCATGAGCGAAGGCCCTGTTCCGGGCTAAAATATGTGCCGACCGCCCAGGCGATCAACGCTATTCCGCCGACTCCGAGAGCTAGCGAACGAAAGCGGTTGATCTCCTGCGGAGCGTAATATTTGTCGAGTTCCGCCATCTACTTTCCACCTCCGTGAGTGTTAGCGTCGGGCGTCGCCGCTGCTTTAGGAGCAGCAGGGTTCGACGTGGTCGTGTTGTTCATTTTAAGATTCTGATCCGGATTCTGGCTCACTTGCAGAGCACGGATGTACGCAATAATAGCCCATCGATCCGCCGGCTGAATTGCATCGGCGTAGCTGCTCATCTTGCCCCAACCGTTCGATATAACGTCAAAGAAATGTCCGACAGGTGCATTTCTG
The sequence above is a segment of the Acidobacteriota bacterium genome. Coding sequences within it:
- a CDS encoding ABC transporter ATP-binding protein translates to MSVILRTEKLTKSYTVGKMSVTALRGVNIDIQEGEFVAIMGPSGCGKSTLLHLLGGLLSPTSGSIIIDGEDLAKVSDSQRTDIRRRKIGFVFQRFNLFPTLTAEGNLKLAEKIHTGSGSKNSDRRREVLRLLKLEDKMHHKPLEMSGGEQQRVALARAVVNQPAIILADEPTGNLDTENSEIVLDMFRDLNKEFNQTIIMITHNPEAAAVCSRTIRMRDGRVED
- a CDS encoding cytochrome C oxidase subunit IV family protein codes for the protein MSDNHNDHQHMNIPKYIGVFLILFVGTIITYYVALTDLDGKFFPGANTLVALFIAFFKMTCVMLFFMHVYWSPKLIKLSAVASFFWLAIMFAYTMQDYFTRGTGVFGQ
- a CDS encoding cytochrome c oxidase subunit 3: MTGLHALHMVVGLGLMAWLGWMAFRNTYSSEYYMPVEMSGLYWHFVDIVWIFLFPLLYLLGRHFMH
- a CDS encoding cytochrome c oxidase subunit 3: MSTHEDTHEHSHAPGLQHQFEDMGQQEESVSIGMWMFLVQEIMFFGGLFTAYLVFRSKYPMAFAAGSNHLDAFLGGLNTLVLIVSSLTMALTVYYAQKSNRNMQVILIVLTMFFGAVFLGVKAVEYTDKYNHGLIPVTGLNKIVRAGANSEHAKPAVDHKEKPCYEVTHGEVHEYINPRGEFKWTDC
- a CDS encoding cbb3-type cytochrome c oxidase subunit I, with the protein product MQTEEAIVAGTDAKPKMSYIANGSTLRSWLLTKDHKRIAIMYLISVSVFFFMGGLYAAAIRLELLTPASDLLESGTYNKVFTQHGILMIFFFLIPSIPAILGNFLIPLMIGAKDLALPRINLLSLYIYWIGGALTLFALMQGGVDTGWTFYTPYSTTFSNTFVMAVGLGIFINGFSSILTGLNFIVTIHTMRAPGMTWFRMPLFVWAHYATSLVMVLGTPVVAITILMLALERLGRIGIFDPSIGGDPILFQHLFWFYSHPAVYIMILPGMGVISELISNFSRKKIFGYEFIAFSSIAIAVFGFLVWGHHMFVSGQSMYAGMVFSFLTMVVAVPSAIKMFNWTATMFKGSISFDTPMLYAIGFMGLFLIGGLTGLFLGAMGLTVHLTDTYFVVAHFHYVMVGGQVIAYLGGIHYWWPKMTGRMYSEFWGKISAMLVFVGFNLTFFPQFILGYMGMPRRYASYPEELQVLNIFSTAGASVLGVGLIMPVIYLGHSLIFGKKAEDNPWMLPGLEWRTASPPPTENFEKMPVVTWEAYEFGEESGLDLEAAKRRHEAAPAT
- the coxB gene encoding cytochrome c oxidase subunit II; amino-acid sequence: MQSTNWVPLFPEQASTFAWQVDYLYFYLILVSVAFSIPIVAAIFFFALKYREKEKFATPEEMHGSMVLETVWSIIPFVISITIFLGGAIVYFNQFTPPTDTMDIYVVGKQWMWKIQHETGQREINELHVPVGRNIKLTMTTEDVLHDFDIPAFRTKADVVPGRYTYMWFQATKPGKYHLYCAEYCGLNHSGMGCWVYVMEQRDFYNWLSGNVSGQTPVEMGKDLFETRLGCASCHAGGPQQRGAKLEGIYNTQVKLVGGDTVLADDNYIRNSITNPAGQVVEGYQPIMPTFKGQVTEEQLNALVAYIKSLSPNATAAPGARPAAPAAMNTATPAAKPAAKPAATSIK
- a CDS encoding SCO family protein; translated protein: MALFMALFTVYCSLFTVSAQKNEHYNSPLYSPRTYDPSVDTTTGLPPVLDKVGIEQKLGDRLPMDAVFKDENGNAVMLSELFGKRPVILALVYYDCPMLCNQVLNGLTGSLKGMSLEAGKDFDVIALSFDARENDKPDLAKNKKTNYMERYAHPGTENGWHFLTGTQDSIDKVTQAVGFSYKWDEKSKQFAHAGGIMITMADGTIARYLYGIDYAPKDLKFALMESAQNKVGNPAEQLLLYCYHYDPSTGKYGLSILRIMRLGGIATVLGLGAMLLVFWRRNKRKAVNSDE